From Pantanalinema sp.:
GCATCCAGGGCGATAAGGTCAGCATCAACGATCCCCAGTCGCGGGTCGGCAGCCTCACCATCTCTCGCGCGGAGCTCTCGCGCTACATGGCCTACCAGGGCTGGAACGTGGGCGTGGCGGTCTCGAAGTAGGCTTCAGCCCTCTTCGCCCCTAGGGGCGAGGACCTGAACGGGGGAGGCCTCACCCGGCACGACCCTCAGGACCCGCTGCGGGAACGGGATCTCGATGCCCTCCCGCTCGAAGGCGACCTTGAGGCGGCGGCGCCACTCGCTCGCGATCGACCACTGCTGCAGCGGCGCGGTCTTCATGATGACCCGCAGGCGGATGCTGGAGTCCTCGAAGGCCTGGATGCCCTGGATCTCGGGCGCCTCCAGGACGTCGTTCGGCCGCTCGGTGCGCAGCTTCATCCCTTCTTCCACCATGACGTTCAGGACGTGGTCGACGTCGGCGTCGTAGGCCACGCCGATCTCGAGGACGGCGCGGGCCCACTCCTTGGAGCGGTTGGAGACGATCTTGATGCTGCCGTTGGGGATGGTGATGAGCTCGCCTGCGGTGTTGCGCAGCTGGGTGATGCGCAGGTTCATGCGCTCGACCAGGCCGCTCTTGCCGTCGACGTCCACCACGTCGCCCACCCCGTACTGGTCCTCGAACAGGATGAAGAAGCCCGAGATCACGTCCTTGACGAGGCTCTGGGCGCCGAAGCCGACCGCGAGCCCCACCACCCCGGCGCTCGCCAGGATCGGCGTGATGTTGATGCCGACGGCCGAGAGCAGCGAGAGGGCGGTCGCGAAGAGGACCACGGCCCGCAGGGTGCTGCGCAGGATGCTGGTCAGCGTCAGGCTGCGCTGGGTGCGGCGCGGGCTCTGATCGGCGCGCGAGGACTCCTGCAGGGCGCCCTGCACCCGGTCGATCAGGGCGGTGCCGAAGCGCAGGGCCACGAAGGCGACCAGGATCGTGACGAGCATGCCGATGCCGTGGGTGGTGACCCAGGCGAGGGCGGCCTCGTCGAGGCGATCGATGGCGCGGGGCAGCGTGGCGAGGGATGAGGCTGAAATCGTTCCTGGCATGGCCCC
This genomic window contains:
- a CDS encoding mechanosensitive ion channel family protein, producing the protein MPGTISASSLATLPRAIDRLDEAALAWVTTHGIGMLVTILVAFVALRFGTALIDRVQGALQESSRADQSPRRTQRSLTLTSILRSTLRAVVLFATALSLLSAVGINITPILASAGVVGLAVGFGAQSLVKDVISGFFILFEDQYGVGDVVDVDGKSGLVERMNLRITQLRNTAGELITIPNGSIKIVSNRSKEWARAVLEIGVAYDADVDHVLNVMVEEGMKLRTERPNDVLEAPEIQGIQAFEDSSIRLRVIMKTAPLQQWSIASEWRRRLKVAFEREGIEIPFPQRVLRVVPGEASPVQVLAPRGEEG